The Chitinophagaceae bacterium DNA window CGAATAGAATAGAATTAAAAAATGCAACTTTAGATTTTATGGTTGCAGCTTCTTTAGAAAATATATTAATGGTAGAAGGCGAAGCAAAAGAAATAAGTGAAAAAGAAATGTTAGAATCTATTCAAATAGCACATGAAGAAATTAAAAAACATTGTATTGCTCAAAAAGAATTAGAATCTCTTTTAAATAAATCCATTAAACGAGAATATTGTCATGAACAAAAAGATGAAACTATTCTACAAGATATACAAAATAAACTGTATACAAAATGCTATGAAGTAGCAAGAAAAAACATTACAAATAAAAATGAAAGAGCAGAATCTTTTGCAAACATCAAAAAAGAATATTTAGAATCTTTTCACGAAGAAAGAGAAATAAACGAGGGGCTTGTTTCTAAATACTTTCATAAAGTAGAAAAAGAAGCGATTCGTAACTATGTTTTAGAAAATAGAAAAAGAATAGATGGTAGAAATCTTGATGAAATCCGCTCTATATGGAGTGAAATTGATTATTTACCAGCTGCGCATGGTTCTTCTATTTTTACAAGAGGAGAAACACAATCTCTTACTACTGTTACATTAGGAACAAAATTAGACGAACAAATGATCGATGGAGCAACTATATCCGGTTATTCTAAACTTATGCTTCATTATAATTTTCCGGGATTTTCAACAGGTGAAGTAAAACCTAATAGATCCCCTGGAAGACGAGAAATAGGTCATGGTAACCTTGCACTTCGTGCATTAAAAGCGGTTATCCCATCCGATGAAGAAAACCCATATACGATAAGAATTGTTTCTGATATTTTAGAGTCAAACGGTTCTTCTTCTATGGCTACAGTATGTGCTGCCACTCTCGCTTTGATGGATGCAGGAGTATCCATCAAAGCACCCGTTGCTGGAATAGCTATGGGAATGATATCCGATGCAAATACTAAAAAATATGCAATACTTTCTGATATCTTAGGAGATGAAGATCACTTAGGAGATATGGACTTTAAAGTTACGGGAACAAAAAATGGTATAACCGCATGCCAAATGGATTTAAAAGTAGAAGGATTAACCTATCAAGTATTAGAAGAAGCATTGGAGCAAGCAAAACGCGGAAGATTATTTATATTAGATAAAATAGAACAAACTATTAGTAAACCACGACCAGATCTAAAACCACACGCACCCAGATCTACGAAAATTTTTATAGAAAAAAACCAAATAGGTGCAGTAATAGGTCCCGGCGGAAAAGTAGTACAGGAAATTCAAAAATCAACAGGAGCAACCGTTGTTATAGAGGAAGGCGAAACGCACGGAATAGTAAATATCTACTCAGTAAACCAAGATATTATGGATAGAGCCGTTTCAAGAGTAAAATCTATTGTAACATTACCAACAGTAGGAGATGTGTATGATGGAAAAGTAAAAAATATACAATCTTTTGGAGCTTTTGTAGAGTTTTTACCAGGAAAAGAAGGTCTCCTCCATATTTCCGAAATAACATGGGAACGATTAGAAAATGTGGATAGTGTACTAACTATTGGGGAAGAAATAAAAGTAAAACTTATAGAAATAGATAAAAAAACAGGAAAATACAAACTTTCTAAAAAAATATTATCTCAAAAAAAATAAAAATAAACATATTTGGCACATTAATTTTCTATGAAACAAATTAAAATTAATAAACAAATTACTAATAGAGATAACCAATCTATAGACAAATATTTGCAAGAAATAGGAAAAGTTAATCTTATATCTGCCGATGATGAAGTAGAACTAGCTAAAAAAATTAGACAAGGAGATAAGCAGGCACTAGAAAAATTAACAAAGTCAAATCTTAGATTTGTAGTATCTGTTGCAAAACAGTACCAAAATCAAGGGTTATCTTTAGGAGATCTTATCAGCGAAGGCAATGTAGGACTTATAAAAGCGGCTGAAAGATTTGATGAAACAAGAGGTTTTAAATTTATATCGTATGCGGTATGGTGGATTAGACAATCTGTTCTACAAGCATTAGCCGAACAATCCCGTATAGTTCGACTACCTCTGAATAAGGTAGGATATGTAAATACTATATCAAAAGCAGTTATAGAATTAGAACAAAAATTAGAACGAGAACCTACCATAGAAGAAATAGCAGACAAATTAGGTAGTACTATTAATGCAATAGAAATTACAGAGACGTATAAAATGTCTAATAAATATATATCTATCAATGCACCTTTTTCACAAAAAGACGATGGATGCCTTTTAGATGTATTAGAAAATACTAGTCAAGAAAAACCAGATGCTTCTCTCATAAATGAATCTTTAAGAAAAGAAATATCTTTTTCTTTAACAACCCTCAATGAAAGAGAATCAGAAATAATTATTTTCTTCTTTGGCATAAATGGAAATCCACAGCTTACCTTAGAAGAAATTGCTGATAAAATGCAACTTACAAGAGAACGTGTAAGACAAATAAAAGAAAGAGCAATAAGACGATTAAGGCACAGCTCTCGTAGTAATGGATTAAAAAACTATTTGGGTTAACTAATTCTATTGTGAAAATATTATACTCACTATCTATAACAACATTAATAAAAAATATGGTGGACGTAGCTCAGCTGGTTAGAGCTTTAGATTGTGGTTCTAGAGGTCGTGGGTTCGACCCCCACCGTTCACCCATTTTTTATTTCATAAAAAAAAAACACCTATATTTTTATATAAGTGTTTCTTTTTTATATAGCTGCATCACTGAACCTATTCCCATACCACCAATAGGAACTTCTAAAATAGTTATCCTGAACGAAGGAAATTTTGGAAAATCAAACAGTAGCATATCCCTTTTTGATGTAAAAACAAAAAAAATAATTCCTGATATTTTTCAAGTAAAAAATAAAAGACCATTAGGTGACGTATCCCAATCTATATACTTTGATTCAGAAAATTCAAAAATATATGTAGTCGTAAATAATAGCAATAAAATAGAAGTTCTAGATACAACATTTAATAGTATAAAAACTATACAAGAGAATCTGTCTAACCCACGCTATATGATGCGAAAAGGAAATTATTTATACATCACTAATTGGGGGAAATATACAGCTAATTATGATTTAGATAGCTCTTATCTTTTAGTTGTAGATGTTATGAACTATACGTTTGTAGCCAAAATACAAACAGGAAAAGGAGCTGAATTTATCATGTCTTCTTCAAATTCCAACGTTATTTATATAAGTAATTCATGGACAAATACTCTTTCTATTATAAATATAAATACTTTCTTTGTGATAAAAACATTAGAAGTGGGAGATAGACCTGCACAGATGATAGAAAATGGATCTGCTATATGGCTACTCTGTTCTGGAGGATTTGACAGCCAATATAACCCTAAAAATAATGCTTCTTTTTATAAAATATCTAATACAGAAGCTACTAAAATAATAGATATCGGGGAAAATACTAACAAAAAAATTTTTATGGATGTAGAAAATCAAAAAATCCTTTTTACAGCAAAAAATACTCTCAAATCATTGAATATGATGGATAATAGTATTGCAACAAAACTTGCTCCACAAAATATAACCGTGAGTAATTTTGCTTATAACCCATTAGAAAAAATTATATATTTCGTAGACCAAAAAGGTTTTAAAGCCAATAGCGTTATATATAGATACGGATATGATGATTCTCTCTTAATAGATTCCTTTGAGGCGGGTATTGGAACGAATAGTTTTATATTTTTTTACCAATAAAAAATACCCTCTTAATAAACAAAAACTATAAAAATTACTTTGTATTATTTTTTAATAAAATATCCTCCTACAAGGTTTGCATTTGTATTAATTTGCAATAATATCCATTTTTAGCCATAAGTTCTTGATGGGTTCCTCTTTCTATAATCTGTCCTTCTTGAATAACTAAAATATCATCTGCATTTTGAATAGTACTAAGGCGGTGTGCGATGACCAAAGAAGTTCTATTTTTCATCAGATTAGAGAGAGCCTCTTGGACGAGTTTTTCAGATTCTGAATCCAATGCAGAAGTAGCTTCATCTAAAATAAGAATGGAAGGATTTTTTAAAACTGCACGGGCAATACTAATTCTTTGCTTTTGCCCTCCTGATAATTTTATTCCTCTATCTCCAATATAAGTATTGTATTGATGTTCTGTTTGCATTATAAAGTCGTGAGCATTTGCGATTTTTGCTGCATGTTCTACTTGTTCTTTGGTAGCGTTTTTCATTCCAAAAGCGATATTATTAAAAATAGTATCATGAAATAATATAGATTCTTGATTTACAATACCCATTTGTTCTCTCACAGAATGAATGGTGTAGTGCATTAGAGGGTTGTCGTCTATAAGAATTTTTCCTTCACTCACATCATAAAATCGGGGGATGAGGTCTGATATAGTAGATTTCCCTCCCCCTGATATACCTACTAATGCCACAGTTTTCCCTTTTTCTAATTTAAAACTTATATCTTTTAGTACCAAATTAGCGTTGTATCCAAAAGAAACGTTTTGAAATTCAATAGATTTTTCAAAAAAATGGAGAGGGATGGCATTTGGGGTATCCGCCATACTTGGTTTGGTGTC harbors:
- the pnp gene encoding polyribonucleotide nucleotidyltransferase — encoded protein: MYPNFISKTIVLSDGREISIETGKLAKQSDGSVVVKMGKTMLLATVVCNKEAKEGSDFLPLSVDYQERFSAAGKIPGGFLRREGKLSDHEVLISRLVDRAIRPLFPDDFHADIQVNIYLISSDPDVIPDALAGLAASAALIISNIPFLGPISEVRVAKIDGKYIINPNRIELKNATLDFMVAASLENILMVEGEAKEISEKEMLESIQIAHEEIKKHCIAQKELESLLNKSIKREYCHEQKDETILQDIQNKLYTKCYEVARKNITNKNERAESFANIKKEYLESFHEEREINEGLVSKYFHKVEKEAIRNYVLENRKRIDGRNLDEIRSIWSEIDYLPAAHGSSIFTRGETQSLTTVTLGTKLDEQMIDGATISGYSKLMLHYNFPGFSTGEVKPNRSPGRREIGHGNLALRALKAVIPSDEENPYTIRIVSDILESNGSSSMATVCAATLALMDAGVSIKAPVAGIAMGMISDANTKKYAILSDILGDEDHLGDMDFKVTGTKNGITACQMDLKVEGLTYQVLEEALEQAKRGRLFILDKIEQTISKPRPDLKPHAPRSTKIFIEKNQIGAVIGPGGKVVQEIQKSTGATVVIEEGETHGIVNIYSVNQDIMDRAVSRVKSIVTLPTVGDVYDGKVKNIQSFGAFVEFLPGKEGLLHISEITWERLENVDSVLTIGEEIKVKLIEIDKKTGKYKLSKKILSQKK
- a CDS encoding RNA polymerase sigma factor RpoD/SigA, which produces MKQIKINKQITNRDNQSIDKYLQEIGKVNLISADDEVELAKKIRQGDKQALEKLTKSNLRFVVSVAKQYQNQGLSLGDLISEGNVGLIKAAERFDETRGFKFISYAVWWIRQSVLQALAEQSRIVRLPLNKVGYVNTISKAVIELEQKLEREPTIEEIADKLGSTINAIEITETYKMSNKYISINAPFSQKDDGCLLDVLENTSQEKPDASLINESLRKEISFSLTTLNERESEIIIFFFGINGNPQLTLEEIADKMQLTRERVRQIKERAIRRLRHSSRSNGLKNYLG